CGGAAGTCGCCGAGCAGGGTGGCCGCCTTGAACTTGAGCGCGCCCGGGGCCTTACACGTCGTATTGGGGCCCTGGCCCTTGTCGCAATCGTTGGCGAAGTTCTGCTCTTTGGCGTACCGGTTCAGCTCCTTGTGCTGGCCCTTGAAGATCTTGACCAGCTCGGGAACGACCGGCTTGCCGATCGCGGTGAGCGCCGTCCGCACCTGCTGGTACACGGGCGGCAACGCGAACATCGTCTTCAAAAGCGGCTGGATCGCCTTCGGGTCGGCCTGGTTCGCGAGCGCATTGGCCGCCGCCGCGTTGAGCTTGATCGGCTGCTTGGTCGGCGGTGTCGTGAGTACGTCGATCAACAAATCGACTGCCCGCGGATCCTTCATGTAGCCGAGCGCGCGCACCGCTCCGATGCGCACGCGCTGTCCCGGCGACAGCTTCGGAATGTCCTTTTTGACCGCAGCGATCAGGGTCGTCACGGCCTCAGGGCTCTGGATGCCGAGTTCGGCCGCGCGGCCGAGGGCGTCGGCGGCGACGACGGCGTCGTCGATCGACTGCTGATCGCCGATGTCGAACTGGTCGACCGCTTCGATGAGGTACGGGATCGCCGGCTCGTAGGTCGGCCCGTACTTCACCTCGCCGGTTTTCGGATCCACCCGCTGGTAACTCGCGAGTTCGATGAGGATGCGCAGCACCTTGGACGGGTGGCGGTGCGACTTCCAGAACTCTCCGAGTGGCTTGATCGCCTTGGGATCCTTGAGCTGCTGCAACCGCTGGAGGGCCTCCCCGGCCTCCTTCGGCTCGTCGAGCTTTTCGATCCACGTGTCGGGGTCGTACGGATCCTTGGGGCAGCCGGCGGTCAGCGCGATGAGCAGACCGCCCGCGAGCGCAATCCCCAGCGTCTTCATGACAGCTCCTTGGTTAGCGCTTTCTGCTGCGCGTGTTGATTGCGAACATGATGTTCTGGTAGTCGGCGGCGTACGCGGTCTTGAGCACGCGGCCGATCACCTTCGCGCTCGTGGCCTTGTCCGCTTGCAGGATCAACAGCCCGCGCAAGCACAGGGCGTTGGGGGGCGGATCGCCCGGTTCGCAGTTGCCCTTCGTTTCGTCGAAGTAGGTGCCCGCCGGACATTGACAGCGTTTGCGTTCGGCGTCGGGCATCTTGTCGAAGTTCATCTCGAACGACGTCTTCTCCGCCCGCAGGCGCTCGTACAGGTCGACGATCTTCCACTCCATCGACGTGTCGGCGTCGATCGCGCGCGGATCGCCCATGCCCTCGCCGTTGAACGAGATCGAGTCCGGACTGATGACGATGACGGGCGCGCGGCGCAACTGGTCCTTGTTGCTTGCGTCGGGGAGCGTCACGCCCTTTTGCGCCATGATGATCTCGCCGGTCGCCGAGAACGTCATCAGCAGGAACGTGACGAGAATCGTCATCATGTCGACGAAGGGCACGACGTTCAGGCTGACGTTCGCGCTCTTGCGGCCGCCGCCTTTGGCGCCGCCGCCGAGATGTTTGAACGGGATCGAGCTAAACAGCCTCGGCCCTGGTTCGTGGACTGGCATGTCCCGATCTCCTTATTGCTTGAATCGCACGGATAGCGACTGCGGGTCGACGTAGCCGACGTCGCGGAAGCCGGATGCGATCGCCGAGTCCATCGCGGCGATGATGTTCTCGTACGAGACTTCATCCTCTGCCGCGAGTTCGATGTCCTGGCGGCGGCTGAAGCGTGCGTCCTGCTTCAGTTCGCCCAGGACTTTCTCGAACGCTTCCCAGTCGTACTGCCCCTCGCCGAGGTTCTTGATCTGCTGGCGATCGCCCTGCAGGCCGCTCACGCCGACCCACATGTCTTCTTTGGTGAGCAACACGGAGATGTTGGCCGGCGGTTCCTCGTCCAGCATCTTCTCCGCGTCGCGCCCGATGCCCTTCGGCTTGATGCTGATCTGGGCCAGGTTGGTCCACACGGCCGTGACCAGCAAGAAGGCGGTGAGGCAGCTCATCAAGTCGATGAACGGGACGACGTTCAGCTCGACGTTGACTTCGCGTTTGCCCTTGCCGCCTTCGCCGGTGTCAATTGCGGCGCCCATGCGGACTCCTTACTGCTGCATCGCGGAGCGGTGCGCGGTGACGAGGTTGACGACCTGGACGGTCACCTCGTTGATGTCGTCCGTGATCGCCTGGGTCTTGCCGTTGAGCAGCGAGAAGGTGAGCAGACCGAGCAGCGACGTGCCGATGCCGAACGCGGTGCAGTTGAGCGCCTCCGAGATACCCTCGGCCAGCAGGGTCGCCTTGCGGCTCGCATCGGCGCCGGCCGCGGAGCCGAAGGACTTGATCATGCCGGTGATGGTCCCGAGCAGACCGGACATGACCGCGAAGTTGGCGAGCATCGCCAGGTACGGCGTGCGGCGGTTGATCTGCGGCAGTTCCCGCAGCGCCGCCTCGTCCATCGCGGCCTGAACCTCGTGATCGCTCTTGTTGAACTTCATGAGCCCGGCCTGGATGATGCGCGTGAGCGGAGTCGGGTTGCCGGAGCACACCTTGATCGCGCCCTGCACGTTGCCGCTCATGACCTGGCTCTTGAGCAGGGCCAGGAGCTTGTCCTTGTCCACCGTGGCCTTCAGCAGGTAGACGGCGCGCTCGACCGCGATGCCGATGATGAAGATCGACGTGATGAGGATGGGCCACATGCCCCATCCGCCCTCGTGGAATGCCTCCGAAATCGTCTTTACGATACCCATTGCGTCAATCGCCTCCTGTGGCGGGTCCAGTGGTCCGCGCGGACCGTTGCCACGCTGGCGTCCCAGCGTGACGTGGGTTGCAGGTTCCCGCGCGAAAGCAAGTTCGTGACCAGATCGACAACCTCCGGGGATCACGCGGCAACCGCCCGTGCGGGCGCGAGCTGGGGTCGATTGACGCCCGTGGCAGGGGTGGACGATCGGGGCAGAATGCCCCGCCTCGACCCGGGGTCGCGCAATGTGGGCGCACGTACGCCCGGGTAAGGCAATAAACTGCACGACGGCGGGCGCCGCCGGACGCGCGGCTGGACCGGCGTCGCGCAGTGCGGTACGAAAGAGAGCGATGCCGTTTCGCGTGGGCCTACTCGACGGCGTGGCGGTCGTGCTCGTGGCGATCGCGATCGGGCTGCCGCCTCGTGAGGTGCACGTCACC
The Deltaproteobacteria bacterium genome window above contains:
- a CDS encoding MotA/TolQ/ExbB proton channel family protein: MGIVKTISEAFHEGGWGMWPILITSIFIIGIAVERAVYLLKATVDKDKLLALLKSQVMSGNVQGAIKVCSGNPTPLTRIIQAGLMKFNKSDHEVQAAMDEAALRELPQINRRTPYLAMLANFAVMSGLLGTITGMIKSFGSAAGADASRKATLLAEGISEALNCTAFGIGTSLLGLLTFSLLNGKTQAITDDINEVTVQVVNLVTAHRSAMQQ
- a CDS encoding biopolymer transporter ExbD, which translates into the protein MGAAIDTGEGGKGKREVNVELNVVPFIDLMSCLTAFLLVTAVWTNLAQISIKPKGIGRDAEKMLDEEPPANISVLLTKEDMWVGVSGLQGDRQQIKNLGEGQYDWEAFEKVLGELKQDARFSRRQDIELAAEDEVSYENIIAAMDSAIASGFRDVGYVDPQSLSVRFKQ
- a CDS encoding HEAT repeat domain-containing protein, whose product is MKTLGIALAGGLLIALTAGCPKDPYDPDTWIEKLDEPKEAGEALQRLQQLKDPKAIKPLGEFWKSHRHPSKVLRILIELASYQRVDPKTGEVKYGPTYEPAIPYLIEAVDQFDIGDQQSIDDAVVAADALGRAAELGIQSPEAVTTLIAAVKKDIPKLSPGQRVRIGAVRALGYMKDPRAVDLLIDVLTTPPTKQPIKLNAAAANALANQADPKAIQPLLKTMFALPPVYQQVRTALTAIGKPVVPELVKIFKGQHKELNRYAKEQNFANDCDKGQGPNTTCKAPGALKFKAATLLGDFR